A DNA window from Carassius gibelio isolate Cgi1373 ecotype wild population from Czech Republic chromosome A8, carGib1.2-hapl.c, whole genome shotgun sequence contains the following coding sequences:
- the fmodb gene encoding fibromodulin, whose translation MKGWILLLMLARLVDFSMTHPTNSLTWLNYLRNRAYSHGYGRSHYNIHASLRAEGEDDPPVLDCPLECDCPPSYPTAMYCNNRKLQHVPFVPSHIKYVYLQNNQITGITNGVFDNAPDLAWISLHTNKLSSDKIGDKVFTKLPNLERLFLHNNNLSRVPQGLPRSLRDLHMNHNNISKVPFESFRGMSNLTALHLQVNSIEDLGNALEGLLSLTLLDLRRNQLKKIPESLSPKLSQLYLEYNRISSVPADFLSQRPELRFVRLSHNQLTNGGIPANAFNVSSLVELDLSFNKLERIPTISTNLENLYLQANKIKEFSVSSFCRVVDTNNYSNLRVLRLEANGIKAQDIPTEAALCLRLATNIDL comes from the exons ATGAAAGGCTGGATTTTGCTGCTGATGTTGGCAAGGCTTGTCGATTTTTCCATGACACATCCAACCAACTCTTTAACCTGGCTAAATTATCTGCGCAACCGAGCCTACAGTCACGGTTATGGCCGCAGTCACTATAACATCCATGCCTCTCTAAGAGCAGAGGGTGAGGATGACCCTCCTGTGCTGGACTGTCCTTTGGAGTGCGACTGTCCTCCTTCCTACCCCACTGCGATGTACTGCAACAACCGCAAGCTACAGCACGTGCCGTTTGTCCCGTCTCATATCAAGTACGTATACTTACAAAACAACCAGATCACGGGCATCACAAACGGTGTCTTTGATAATGCTCCAGATTTAGCTTGGATCAGCCTCCACACAAATAAACTGAGCTCTGACAAGATTGGTGACAAAGTCTTCACCAAGCTACCAAACCTTGAGCGCCTCTTTTTACACAACAACAACCTGAGCCGGGTTCCACAGGGTTTACCACGTTCCCTACGAGATCTACACATGAATCACAACAATATTTCCAAGGTCCCGTTCGAATCTTTCCGTGGAATGAGCAACCTGACAGCCCTGCATCTCCAAGTGAACAGCATTGAAGACCTCGGCAATGCTCTTGAGGGTCTGCTGTCCTTGACCCTGTTAGACTTGAGAAGGAACCAACTGAAGAAGATTCCAGAAAGCCTGTCCCCAAAGTTGAGCCAACTCTACCTAGAGTACAATCGCATATCCAGCGTTCCTGCTGATTTCCTGAGCCAGCGGCCTGAGCTACGCTTCGTACGGCTGTCCCACAACCAGCTCACCAACGGGGGAATTCCAGCCAACGCTTTCAATGTCAGCTCACTTGTGGAGCTCGATTTGTCTTTCAACAAGTTGGAAAGGATCCCTACTATCAGTACCAATCTGGAGAATCTGTATCTCCAGGCCAACAAGATCAAAg AATTTTCAGTGAGCAGTTTCTGCAGAGTTGTGGATACAAACAATTACTCTAATCTGCGTGTACTGCGCCTGGAGGCCAATGGAATTAAAGCCCAAGACATACCGACTGAAGCTGCGCTCTGTCTGCGCCTGGCAACTAACATCGACCTGTAG